In one window of Nesterenkonia sandarakina DNA:
- a CDS encoding DNA polymerase III subunit delta': MSVYTELVGQDGVVEQLRRAAGSGTPAHAWLFTGPPGSGRSNAARAFAAALNCEQEEPAARGCGECRSCRLVAAESHPSVKLVSTENVTYKIDDVRELITTAQEKPQGARWRVIVVEDADRMTERATNVLLKAIEEPPPHTLWVLCAPSPADVLVTIRSRCRLVSLRIPPTEAVAQLLTSRDGLNEQQAQFAARVSQNHIGVARRLARDPEARRRREQVVTLPLRLTSSSAAIKAAGSLVEMTQADAASTAEARLESEQASLRRSLGLEAEEKIPPKLRSQFKKLEEENTRRAKRAVADSLDRALIDLTAVFRDVLSLKLGTGVELINEHLREELQRYAESLSAEQTLAGLDAINAARTRITQNVPPLLAMEALMMQFLPGRSRA; the protein is encoded by the coding sequence ATGAGCGTCTACACCGAGCTGGTCGGGCAGGACGGGGTCGTGGAACAGCTGCGTCGAGCCGCGGGCTCCGGCACCCCGGCCCACGCCTGGCTCTTCACCGGCCCCCCGGGGTCGGGGCGGTCCAACGCCGCCCGGGCCTTCGCCGCCGCGCTGAACTGTGAGCAGGAGGAACCGGCGGCCCGGGGCTGCGGAGAGTGCCGGTCCTGCCGACTGGTGGCCGCGGAGAGCCACCCCTCGGTGAAGCTGGTCTCCACGGAGAACGTGACCTACAAGATCGACGACGTCCGTGAGCTGATCACCACCGCGCAGGAGAAGCCGCAGGGCGCGCGCTGGCGGGTGATCGTGGTCGAGGACGCGGACCGGATGACTGAGCGCGCCACCAACGTGCTGCTCAAAGCCATCGAGGAGCCTCCCCCGCATACGCTCTGGGTGCTCTGCGCCCCGAGCCCGGCGGATGTGCTGGTGACCATCCGCTCCCGCTGCCGGCTGGTGAGCCTGCGAATCCCACCCACCGAAGCGGTGGCCCAGCTGCTGACCAGCCGCGACGGGCTCAATGAGCAGCAGGCGCAGTTCGCCGCGCGGGTCTCACAGAACCACATCGGGGTCGCCCGGCGGCTGGCCCGGGACCCGGAGGCACGTCGTCGTCGGGAGCAGGTGGTGACCCTGCCGCTGCGGCTGACCTCCTCCTCGGCCGCGATCAAGGCGGCCGGGTCCCTGGTGGAGATGACCCAGGCGGATGCGGCAAGCACCGCAGAGGCCCGGCTGGAGTCGGAGCAGGCCTCGTTGCGCCGGTCGCTCGGCCTGGAGGCCGAGGAGAAGATCCCGCCCAAGCTTCGCAGCCAGTTCAAGAAGCTCGAGGAGGAGAACACCCGACGGGCCAAGCGCGCCGTGGCGGACTCCCTGGACCGGGCGCTGATCGACCTGACCGCCGTCTTCCGTGACGTGCTGAGCCTGAAGCTGGGCACCGGCGTCGAGCTGATCAACGAGCATCTGCGCGAGGAGCTGCAGCGCTATGCAGAGTCCCTCAGCGCCGAGCAGACCCTGGCGGGGCTGGACGCGATCAATGCCGCCCGCACCCGGATCACCCAGAATGTCCCCCCATTGCTAGCCATGGAGGCCCTGATGATGCAGTTCCTACCCGGGAGGTCCCGTGCCTGA
- a CDS encoding alpha/beta fold hydrolase: MPERLTLSRRIRLASLTAVSALLLSSCLSSGGESGAEETEAEQPITPTSVPAEALPGEPAGYTEYYEQKLDWSACEETMRCAEVTVPMDWAEPGSGEDLQIQIISSDSGGEDAEYLLTNPGGPGSSGYDTVAEAASAAFSQELLEGFNVIGFDPRGVHRSAPVTCLDDDEMDEYREQVTDEQLDTEAAYAEARESASELAEACESESGELLGHVDTLSAVRDMDVIRAALGQDELNYLGFSYGTKLGMTYAEHYGPRVGRFVLDGMLDVSIDAHELNLGQARGFEEALENYAQWCTEQETCPAGDTVEEVTASVQDLFAGVEESPAQGADGRTINVSTLVSGFITPMYSREAWPVLSEALSMALQQQDLSAFQYFADLQAGRTPDGSYEWINNFAFTAVMCLDYPMPEDPEQIEAEFEEVSEEAPTFGPYLGHRAVVCEEWPAENVSEPWEPDLAEVEKLLMIGTTGDPATPVEWAENMHQEVPQSSLIIREGEGHLAYRSGNSCVDEAVDGYLLDGELAEGRTDC, from the coding sequence GTGCCTGAGCGCCTCACCCTGTCCCGCAGAATCCGCCTGGCGAGTCTCACCGCCGTCTCCGCGCTGCTGCTCTCAAGCTGCTTGAGCTCGGGCGGAGAGTCCGGCGCAGAGGAGACCGAGGCGGAGCAGCCGATCACCCCGACCTCGGTGCCCGCCGAGGCGCTGCCCGGTGAGCCTGCGGGCTACACCGAGTACTACGAGCAGAAGCTGGACTGGAGCGCCTGCGAGGAGACCATGCGGTGCGCCGAGGTCACGGTGCCGATGGACTGGGCGGAGCCAGGCTCCGGGGAGGATCTGCAGATCCAGATCATCAGTTCCGATTCCGGCGGTGAGGACGCCGAGTACCTGCTCACCAATCCGGGTGGGCCCGGGTCCTCCGGCTACGACACCGTGGCAGAGGCGGCCTCGGCCGCGTTCAGCCAGGAGCTGCTGGAAGGCTTCAACGTGATCGGCTTCGATCCGCGCGGGGTGCACCGGTCCGCGCCGGTGACCTGCTTGGACGACGACGAGATGGACGAGTACCGCGAGCAGGTCACCGACGAGCAGCTCGACACCGAAGCCGCCTACGCGGAGGCCCGCGAGTCGGCCTCGGAGCTGGCTGAGGCCTGCGAGTCCGAGAGCGGGGAGCTTCTCGGCCATGTGGACACGCTCTCTGCGGTCCGCGATATGGACGTGATCCGAGCCGCCCTGGGGCAGGACGAGTTGAACTACCTGGGCTTCTCCTACGGGACGAAGCTGGGGATGACCTACGCCGAGCACTACGGCCCACGGGTCGGACGCTTCGTGCTGGACGGGATGCTCGATGTCTCCATCGATGCCCATGAGCTCAACCTTGGACAGGCCCGCGGCTTCGAGGAGGCACTGGAGAACTACGCCCAGTGGTGCACCGAGCAGGAGACCTGCCCGGCTGGTGACACCGTGGAGGAGGTCACCGCCAGCGTGCAGGATCTCTTCGCCGGGGTCGAAGAGAGCCCGGCGCAGGGCGCAGACGGACGCACCATCAACGTCTCCACCCTGGTCAGCGGTTTCATCACCCCGATGTACAGCCGCGAGGCCTGGCCGGTGCTCTCCGAGGCGCTGAGCATGGCGCTGCAGCAGCAGGACCTCAGCGCGTTCCAGTACTTCGCCGACCTCCAGGCCGGGCGCACTCCCGATGGCAGCTATGAGTGGATCAACAACTTCGCCTTCACGGCCGTGATGTGCCTGGACTACCCGATGCCGGAGGATCCCGAGCAGATCGAGGCCGAGTTCGAGGAGGTCTCTGAGGAGGCGCCCACGTTCGGCCCCTACCTGGGGCACCGCGCCGTGGTCTGCGAGGAATGGCCCGCCGAGAACGTCTCAGAGCCCTGGGAGCCGGACCTCGCCGAGGTCGAGAAGCTGCTGATGATCGGGACCACCGGGGACCCGGCCACCCCGGTGGAATGGGCTGAGAACATGCACCAGGAGGTGCCACAGTCCTCGCTGATCATTCGGGAGGGAGAGGGACACCTGGCGTACCGGTCAGGCAACAGCTGCGTGGACGAGGCGGTGGACGGTTACCTGCTCGACGGGGAGCTCGCCGAGGGCCGCACCGATTGCTGA
- a CDS encoding trans-sulfuration enzyme family protein yields MNQRERTFVVNAGRGAHGPNQPVNMPVDFTSTYSYRPGVHAALDYAREGMPSWEPLEALLAQLEAGTRTSSASQGLLTTAQEHPVPVLPGLLFSSGMAAISAVVHLLAPGSHLVMPRHSYMGFSALAQQMADQGLLTLHRVDIADTEQVTTTLHDVATLASAQDAAVMLWIESPTNPMLEVADLPALLAAAKKRGVLTAVDNTFATPLRQRPLQHGADVVVHSVTKFLSGHSDLIMGAAMTADPEIHARLHQHRTLHGAIPGPMEVFLALRGVRTLAVRLDASEASAAELARRLEELSQDVGLPLRRVNYPGLPGHPQHARAAAQLGGFGAILTIEVDADQPGASAGPGASAAAGQRTEAEVADAVLGALRLWTPATSLGGVESLAERRRRHPGEPASVPDGLIRLSVGIEDVEDLFADLLNALRTAAVADPPDAEPIR; encoded by the coding sequence GTGAACCAGCGCGAACGCACCTTTGTGGTCAATGCGGGCCGCGGCGCCCACGGACCGAACCAGCCCGTGAACATGCCGGTGGACTTCACCTCGACCTACTCCTACCGGCCCGGCGTCCATGCGGCGCTGGACTATGCCCGCGAGGGCATGCCGTCCTGGGAGCCGTTGGAGGCGCTGCTGGCCCAGCTCGAGGCCGGGACCCGCACCAGCTCCGCCTCGCAGGGGCTGCTCACCACCGCGCAGGAGCATCCGGTCCCGGTGCTGCCGGGCCTGCTGTTCTCCTCCGGGATGGCTGCCATCTCTGCGGTGGTCCACCTGCTGGCCCCGGGAAGCCATCTGGTGATGCCCCGACACAGCTATATGGGGTTCTCCGCGCTGGCCCAGCAGATGGCCGATCAGGGTCTGCTGACGCTGCACCGGGTGGACATCGCCGACACCGAGCAGGTCACCACCACGCTGCACGACGTCGCCACGCTGGCCAGCGCTCAGGACGCCGCGGTGATGCTCTGGATCGAGTCCCCGACCAACCCGATGTTGGAGGTCGCGGACCTCCCGGCGCTGCTGGCGGCCGCGAAGAAGCGCGGCGTGCTCACCGCGGTGGACAACACCTTCGCGACCCCGCTGCGCCAGCGTCCGCTGCAACACGGTGCCGACGTGGTGGTCCACTCGGTGACCAAGTTCCTCTCCGGACACTCAGACCTGATCATGGGCGCCGCGATGACCGCAGACCCCGAGATCCACGCGCGGCTGCACCAGCACCGCACCCTGCATGGCGCCATCCCGGGACCGATGGAGGTCTTCCTGGCCCTGCGCGGGGTGCGCACCCTCGCCGTGCGCCTGGACGCCTCGGAAGCCAGCGCCGCCGAGCTGGCCCGCCGGCTCGAAGAGCTCAGCCAGGACGTCGGACTGCCGCTGCGCAGAGTCAACTACCCGGGCCTGCCGGGACATCCGCAGCATGCGCGCGCCGCCGCCCAGCTCGGCGGGTTCGGCGCGATCCTGACCATCGAGGTCGACGCCGACCAGCCCGGTGCTTCAGCAGGGCCCGGTGCCTCGGCCGCGGCAGGGCAGCGGACCGAGGCCGAAGTGGCCGACGCCGTGCTCGGCGCGCTGCGGCTCTGGACCCCGGCCACCAGCCTGGGCGGCGTGGAGTCCCTGGCCGAGCGCCGTCGTCGTCATCCCGGGGAGCCCGCCTCGGTCCCTGACGGTCTGATCCGGCTCTCGGTGGGGATCGAGGACGTGGAGGACCTCTTCGCGGACCTGCTCAACGCGCTGCGCACCGCCGCGGTCGCAGACCCGCCGGATGCGGAGCCCATCCGATAA
- a CDS encoding RusA family crossover junction endodeoxyribonuclease → MLRDTAPTFHTTKPDKDKLERATTDALTSSGVIIDDSKIVGGSTWKQFADTRTPGAHIIIRDLQEHTA, encoded by the coding sequence CTGCTCAGAGACACAGCCCCCACCTTCCACACGACCAAGCCCGATAAGGACAAGCTCGAGCGAGCGACCACTGACGCGCTCACCAGCTCAGGGGTCATCATCGACGACTCCAAAATCGTCGGAGGCTCCACCTGGAAGCAGTTTGCAGACACCCGCACCCCCGGAGCCCACATCATCATCCGAGACCTGCAGGAGCACACAGCATGA
- a CDS encoding tyrosine-type recombinase/integrase, producing MAFHQGDGRPWTSEADLDRWRAFLASAGVSPMRVHDRRHTAATMLLLQGVEERVVMEMMGWSQMSMLNRYQHVMEELLREASGKMGDALFGGSSAPEPEPTPPPEPEPEADSTVVSFADFAARRAG from the coding sequence TTGGCGTTCCACCAGGGCGATGGTCGGCCGTGGACCTCCGAGGCTGACCTGGACCGGTGGCGGGCCTTCCTCGCCTCCGCGGGCGTCTCGCCTATGCGGGTTCACGATCGGCGGCATACGGCCGCGACGATGCTGTTGCTGCAGGGCGTGGAAGAGCGGGTGGTTATGGAGATGATGGGCTGGTCGCAGATGTCAATGCTGAACCGGTATCAGCACGTCATGGAGGAGCTGCTGCGCGAGGCCAGCGGGAAGATGGGAGACGCGCTGTTCGGAGGCTCCTCGGCGCCCGAACCGGAGCCCACACCGCCCCCGGAGCCCGAGCCCGAGGCCGATTCCACGGTGGTCAGCTTCGCGGACTTCGCGGCCCGTCGAGCGGGCTAG
- the tmk gene encoding dTMP kinase, producing MTHLRRGGFLAFEGGDGAGKTTQLDLLESWFQELVVPYERTREPGGTVIGERIRSLVLEHDQGEVDPRTEALLFAASRAAHVVQRIEPALQAGRFVLCDRYVDSSVAYQGVGRELGAQAVAEINAFATGGLQPDLTVVLDIDPSAARARREGRDGLSDRIESAEDAFHDRLRHAFLDRAAAAPQRYLVLDAAASAQALQAAIRERVQEMLGQELPNP from the coding sequence GTGACCCATCTCAGACGCGGAGGATTCCTCGCCTTCGAAGGCGGCGACGGCGCCGGCAAGACCACGCAGCTGGACCTGCTCGAATCCTGGTTCCAGGAGCTGGTGGTGCCCTATGAGCGCACCCGCGAGCCCGGCGGCACTGTGATCGGCGAGCGCATCCGCTCTCTGGTGCTCGAGCACGATCAGGGCGAGGTGGACCCCCGCACCGAGGCGCTGCTCTTCGCCGCCTCCCGCGCCGCCCATGTGGTCCAGCGGATCGAGCCTGCGCTGCAGGCCGGCCGGTTTGTGCTCTGTGACCGCTACGTGGACTCCTCGGTGGCGTATCAGGGTGTGGGCCGCGAGCTCGGCGCCCAGGCTGTGGCTGAGATCAACGCCTTCGCCACGGGCGGGCTTCAGCCCGATCTGACCGTGGTGCTGGACATCGACCCATCCGCCGCGCGGGCGCGCCGGGAGGGTCGCGACGGCCTCTCTGACCGGATCGAATCCGCCGAGGACGCCTTCCACGACCGGCTGCGGCACGCCTTCCTCGACCGCGCCGCTGCTGCGCCCCAGCGGTATCTGGTGCTCGACGCCGCCGCCTCGGCCCAGGCGCTCCAGGCCGCGATCCGGGAGCGGGTCCAGGAGATGCTGGGTCAGGAGCTGCCGAACCCATGA
- a CDS encoding universal stress protein, protein MNIESPATPAATSSESSQAHDAHDLAPEPTAAGEQQRAPRPLGVLVGFDGSANATAALRWAAREAHFRALPLTVMSSFTIPPAVSGYLESFPDAGGQTLARQATERTLNLAREQLAGHAGEVTYRLEHGDAAGVMVNLSGSAELCVVGSRGRGGFTGRILGSVAAALPSHAHSPTVVVPHTDESSVGEGPEAISTADTRPVVVGIDGSPHSRKAAVEAARTAISHGTRLQLVMALPPLTTAAMWYPELAAREQAMVQTRVDDLNKDLDVEVGWVQAQFPELSVTGSVEEGFPVNVLQSMGGRVQLTVVGTRGHGGVRSALLGSVSRELLHHASAPVMVVPAHD, encoded by the coding sequence ATGAACATTGAGTCCCCTGCCACTCCCGCTGCGACCTCCTCGGAGTCCAGCCAGGCCCATGACGCCCACGACCTCGCCCCAGAACCCACCGCAGCCGGTGAACAGCAACGCGCCCCACGACCGCTGGGGGTCCTCGTCGGATTCGACGGTTCGGCCAATGCCACCGCGGCGCTGCGCTGGGCCGCGCGTGAGGCGCACTTCCGCGCTCTGCCGCTGACCGTGATGAGCTCCTTCACCATCCCCCCAGCGGTGAGCGGATACCTGGAGAGCTTCCCGGATGCCGGGGGTCAGACCCTGGCACGGCAGGCCACTGAACGGACCCTGAACCTGGCCCGGGAACAGCTCGCAGGACATGCCGGAGAGGTCACCTACCGGCTGGAGCACGGCGACGCCGCCGGGGTCATGGTGAACCTGTCCGGGTCGGCCGAGTTGTGCGTGGTGGGAAGCCGCGGACGCGGCGGATTCACCGGACGGATCCTTGGCTCGGTGGCCGCGGCGCTGCCCTCCCACGCACACTCCCCCACCGTGGTGGTCCCGCACACCGATGAGTCCAGCGTGGGCGAGGGTCCGGAGGCGATCAGCACCGCTGACACCCGGCCTGTGGTGGTCGGCATCGATGGGTCTCCGCACTCCCGCAAGGCCGCGGTGGAGGCCGCCCGGACCGCGATCAGCCACGGCACCCGGCTGCAGCTGGTGATGGCGCTGCCACCTTTGACGACGGCGGCCATGTGGTACCCGGAGCTGGCGGCCCGGGAACAGGCCATGGTGCAGACCAGGGTGGATGACCTGAACAAGGACCTCGACGTGGAGGTCGGATGGGTCCAGGCCCAATTCCCGGAGCTCTCGGTCACCGGTTCCGTGGAAGAGGGCTTCCCGGTCAACGTGCTCCAGTCCATGGGCGGACGGGTCCAGCTGACCGTGGTGGGCACCCGGGGCCACGGCGGGGTGCGCAGCGCACTGCTGGGCTCGGTCTCCCGGGAGCTGCTGCACCACGCGAGCGCACCCGTGATGGTGGTCCCCGCGCACGACTGA